In Aquila chrysaetos chrysaetos chromosome 2, bAquChr1.4, whole genome shotgun sequence, the following are encoded in one genomic region:
- the USP45 gene encoding ubiquitin carboxyl-terminal hydrolase 45 isoform X3, with product MRVKDPSRANPEKPKRSKRPNRPQDEDSSDDISGLTCQHVSQAVDVHHVKRAVAQSVWSICAECLKERRMSDGEPVAPSDIWLCLKCGSQGCSKNSEGQHSLKHFQTARTEPHCIVINLSTWIIWCYECDEELSTHCNKKVLAQIVDFLQKHGSRAEPSSSKIIRLREENSETSEILKGKSSGNGASVPVKGINNLGNTCFFNAVMQNLAQTHVLNELVYEMKEKGTKLKICHTSDSQLDPLVVNLSSPGPLTSAMFLFLHSMREAGKGPLSPKVLFSQLCQKSCCLSSSLQYMTVPFFSKEFMNQIVQIA from the exons ATGCGGGTGAAAGATCCATCAAGAGCCAACCCCGAGAAaccaaagagaagcaaaaggcCTAACAGGCCGCAGGATGAGGACTCTTCGGATGATATTTCAG GCTTAACCTGCCAGCACGTGAGCCAAGCAGTGGATGTGCATCATGTGAAGAGAGCAGTAGCTCAGAGCGTCTGGTCAATATGTGCAGAATGTCTGAAGGAGAGGCGGATGAGTGATGGTGAGCCTGTGGCACCTTCAGACATATGGCTGTGTCTCAAATGTGGCTCTCAG GGATGTAGTAAGAACTCAGAAGGCCAGCATTCTCTGAAACACTTCCAAACAGCACGCACAGAACCTCATTGCATTGTTATCAACCTCAGCACATGGATCATATG GTGTTATGAATGTGATGAAGAGCTGTCAACACATTGCAACAAAAAAGTTTTGGCTCAGATAGTTGACTTTCTTCAAAAACATGGTTCCAGGGCTGAACCAA GTTCATCAAAAATCATACGACTCCgtgaagaaaacagtgaaacaagtgaaatattgaaaggaaaaagttctgGTAATGGTGCATCCGTTCCAGttaaaggaataaataatttaggaaatacgtgcttttttaatgctgtcatGCAG aaCTTGGCACAGACTCACGTACTAAATGAACTGGTGTATGagatgaaggagaaaggaacaaAGTTAAAAATCTGTCATACTTCAGACTCCCAATTG GATCCTTTGGTGGTAAACCTCTCCAGCCCGGGACCTTTGACTTCAGCGATGTTCTTGTTCCTTCACAGCATGAGGGAGGCTGGAAAAGGTCCTCTTTCTCCCAAAGTGCTGTTCAGTCAGCTTTGTCAAAA ATCTTGCTGTCTCAGTTCCAGTCTACAGTATATGACCGTACCTTTCTTCAGTAAAGAATTTATGAACCAGATTGTACAGATAGCGTAG